GAAGGCGACGTGCTGTGCCGGATCCACTACTCGGATGCCGAGCGGCTGCAGGAAGCCGTGGACCGCATCGAGGATGCCTTCCGGATCTCCACTTCGGAGCCCGAACAGCGGGAGCTGATCCTGGAAGTCGTCGGCTGACGGCGCGAGGCAATTCATGGGGCGTTTCACAGGCCTGCTGGGGCTGCTGTGCATCCTGGCCCTGTGCTACGCCTTTTCCAGCAACCGCCGGGCGATCCGGCCGCGGATTGTCGCCTGGGGTCTCGGCCTGCAGTTCATCTTCGCGTTTCTGGTGCTGAAAACCGACTTCGGGCTGCTGTTCCAGGCTGCCAGCGTGGCCGTGAACGCACTGCTTGAGTTCGCCGAAAAAGGCAGCGAATTCCTGTTCGGTCCGCTCGGAGTGAAGACCGGCGCGTTCGGCGTCGTGTTCGCCTTTCAGGTTCTGCCGATCGTCATCTTCATCGCCAGCCTGTTTTCGGTGCTGTACTACTTCGGCGTCATGCAGGTGGTCATCCGCGCGATGGCCTGGCTGATGCACCGCGTCATGCGCTGCTCGGGGGCTGAATCCACCGACGTGGCAGCCAGCATCTTCATGGGGCAGACGGAAGCTCCGCTGACGATCCGCCCGTTCCTCCCGAAGCTGACGCAGAGCGAGCTGTTCACCATCATGACGGCGGGGATGTCCCACGTCTCCGGCGCGGTGATGGCGGCGTATGTGAAGATCGCCGGCGTCGACATCAAGCATCTTCTGACAGCAGTGATCATGACCGCTCCGGCGACGCTTGTGCTCGCCAAGATGCTCATTCCGGAAACGGAAGAGCCGGAAACGGCGGGCGAGGTGAAAATCGAAATCGAAAAGCCGGGCGTCAACGTCATCGACGCGGCGGCGCGCGGCGCGGGCGAGGGGCTGCACCTGGCGCTGAACATCGCCGGCATGCTGATTGCGTTCATCTCGCTCATCGCTCTGCTCAACGGCGTCATGGGCTGGGTGCACGGCATGTTCTCGTGGTTTCCTGAATCGCTGCAGAAGCTGTTCGGAATCGTCTTCGCTCCCGTCGCCTGGCTGCTGGGCGTGAGCTGGAAAGACGCGCAGGCTGTCGGCGACATGCTGGGCACGCGGATGGTGCTGAACGAGTTCATCGCCTTCCTGAGGCTGGGCGAGCTGAAGGACTCTCTGGACCCGCGTTCCTTCGTCATCTCGACGTTCGCTCTCTGCGGCTTCGCCAACTTCAGCTCCATCGCGATCCAGATCGGCGGGATCGGCGCGCTGGCGCCCAACCGGAAATCGGACCTGGCGCGGCTGGGCGTGCGCGCGATGCTCGCCGGCACGATGGCGAATTTCATGTCAGCCTGTATTGCAGGAATGCTGCTATGATCCGCGCCGCCGCTGCTGAACTGAGCCGCCGGGTGCCCGAATGGCCGCGCGTCGCCCTCGTTCTGGGCAGCGCGCAGGCTTCCTTCAGCAACGCTCTGGAGGACCGCACCGTGATTCCTTACGCCGAGGTCCCCGGCTGGCCGGTGCCGCGCGTGGCGGGCCATGCCGGCGAGCTGATCGTCGGCCGTTCCGGATCGAAGCGCGTGGCCGTCCTCAGCGGACGCGTGCATCTCTACGAAGGCTGGACGCCGCAGCAGGTCGTGTTCGGCGTGCGCGTGATGGGACTGCTCGGCGTGAAGGTCCTGGTGCTGACGAACGCAGCCGGCGGAATCCGGGAAACCTACCGTCCGGGCATGCAGGTGTTCCTGACCGATCACATCAATCTGCAGGGCGTGAATCCCCTCGTCGGGCCCAACGACGACAGCCTCGGGCCGCGGTTTCCCGACATGTCGGAAGCCTACGACCGCGGACTGCTGGATCTGGCCAGGAACACGGCGCGCGAGATCGGCATGGAGGCGGGCGAGGGCGTCTATGCCGCCATGCTCGGTCCCAGTTTTGAAACGCCGGCGGAGATCCGTTTCCTGCGCACGATCGGCGCGGATCTGGCAGGCATGTCCACTGTGCCGGAAGTGATCGCCGCGCGGCACATGGGCATGCGCGTGCTGGCCATCTCCACGGTAACGAACATGGCCGCCGGCATGCAGGCGAAGCTCAGCCACGAAGAAGTGCTCGAGACAGGCAGGGCCAGCGCGGCGGAGCTGCGGCGGTTTCTCGAAGCGTTTCTCGAAAAGCTGGAGGTCTGACGTGGACCGCCTGGTGGAAGCGGCGCTGGAAGCGAGACGGCGGGCGCGGGCCCCGTTTTCAGGTTTCCTCGTCGGCGCAGCGTTGGAGGAGGAAGACGGCCGGGTCTTCGCCGGATGCAACGTGGAAAGCGCTTCTTACGGGCTGACCATGTGCGCGGAACGGGTGGCGGCATTCCGGGCGGTGGCGGAAGGGGGGAGGCGCTTTGCGCGCATCGTCATCGCCGCGGACAGCGCAGTCCTGACGCCGCCGTGCGGCGCCTGCCGTCAGGTGCTGTGGGAGCTGTGCGGCGACGTCGAAATCGTCCTTGTGAACCTGCAGGGCGCGCGCGAAACCATGCGCCTTTCGACTCTCTTGCCACGGCCTTTCGATGCGACATTCCTGGATTAGCCTTTTTCTGTTCCTGAGCCTCGGCGCGGCGGAGCGCGCCGATCTGGTCGTCAGTGCGGCCAAAGTCGTCACCATGGATGCCGGCGGCCGCGTGATCGAGCGCGGCGCGGTAGCGGTGCGGGACGGGCGGATTGTGGCCGTCGGACCGCGGGCGGAAATCGACAGGCGCTTCCGGGCGCGCCGCCGGATCGACCGCCCCGATGCTCTGCTGACTCCGGGTCTGATCAACGCTCATACCCACGCGCCCATGTCCCTGCTGCGCGGCATCGCGGACGACGTCCCGCTGCAGGCGTGGCTCGAGAAGTTCATCTTCCCCGCCGAAGCCCGCAACGTGAACGAGGCGTTCGTTCGCGCAGGCACGCGGCTTGCCGTGCTGGAAATGATGCTCGGCGGCATCACCACGTATGCCGACATGTACTATTTCGAGCACGCCATCGCCGAGGAAACGAAACGGGCGGGCATGCGGGCCGTGCTCGGGCAGACCGTCATCGGCTTCCCCGCACCCGACTACAAGACGCCGCAGGAGGCGCTCGCCGCGGCTGAGAAGTTCATTCAGGCGTGGCGCGGGGATGAGCTCATTACGCCCGCCGTGGCCCCGCACGCCATCTACACCACGGACGCGGCGACGCTCCGCGCCTGCCGGGCGCTGGCCGACCGCTACGGAGTACCCGTGCACACGCATGTTTCGGAGACGAAAAAGGAGAACGACGACTCCCGCCATGCGCACGGGATGTCGCCCACGCGCTATCTGGACTCGCTCGGCTTCTTCGCCGGCCGGACCATCCTGGCGCACATGGTGTGGGCGAGCTCCGAGGATCTGAAGCTGCTGGAAGCGCGGCCGGCGGGGATCGCCCACTGCCCGTCGAGCAACACGAAGCTGGCCAGCGGAGTGCCGGATTACCGCGCCTGGCTGGCGTCGCGTGTCCCCGTTGCGCTCGGCACCGACGGACCCGCCGGGTCGAACAACGATTTCAATCTCTTCGAGGAGATGGATCTCGCCTCGAAACTGGCCAAGGTTTCCACCCTGGACCCGACGGTTTTGCCGGCCGAAAAGGCCTTCCGGATGGCGACGATTGAGGGAGCCAAAGTCCTTGGAATGGACAGGGAAATCGGTTCGCTGGAGGCGGGGAAAAAGGCGGATATGATGACCGTTTCCCTGGCCGCGCCGCACGCTGTCCCGGAGCACGACGTCTACTCGATGCTTGTGTACAGCCTCAAGGCCTCGGACGTCCGGGACGTGGTCATTGGCGGCCGCGTGACGGTGCTGGATCGGAAGCCGCAAACGATTGATATGCAAAAGGTTTTGCGCGAGGCGGCGGAGATGCGGGCGCGCGTGGCGGCTTCTCTCCGCTGACCGCCGGAAATGAAACCGGCCGCCAGCGCCGCGCGTCTGAATGGTTGGACGCAGTGATCCGGCGGGATGAGAGGGGCGCTGGACAGAGAGACTGCGTCTGAGAATACTTCAGGAGTTGAGCCGGGACGACTCTTGTTACGGCCCGGCGGGAGGTGAGATTCGCCTATGAAACTTCGTGGGAGATTTGTGTCTCTTTCCACATTTCTGATCGCGTCGCTTTTCGTTCTGGCGGCACCGGTTTTCGCCCAGGAAAGCCTCGATGTGTACGTGGGCACGGTGACCAACCAGGTGGAAGCGCGCAAGACGCCGATTGACACGTTCGGCAACGGCGTGCTCTACAACGCCCCGCAGATGACGGGCGCGTTTCCGAAGTTCGGCGCCAACCTCAAGCTGAACTCCTGGTTCGGCGTTGGCGGCGAGATGAGCTGGCGCGCCTCGAAGGGCGACTACGCGGCTCTGATGTACAGGCCGTTCTTCTATGACTTCTACGGCATGTACACGCCGCCTACGAAGTCCAAGTGGTTCGTTCCGGAGTTGCAGGCCGGCATGGGCGCGGCGAACCTGCGCTTCTACTATGATCAGCGGCTGTGCAACAACTTCACCGGC
This DNA window, taken from Bryobacteraceae bacterium, encodes the following:
- the yeiM gene encoding nucleoside transporter, translating into MGRFTGLLGLLCILALCYAFSSNRRAIRPRIVAWGLGLQFIFAFLVLKTDFGLLFQAASVAVNALLEFAEKGSEFLFGPLGVKTGAFGVVFAFQVLPIVIFIASLFSVLYYFGVMQVVIRAMAWLMHRVMRCSGAESTDVAASIFMGQTEAPLTIRPFLPKLTQSELFTIMTAGMSHVSGAVMAAYVKIAGVDIKHLLTAVIMTAPATLVLAKMLIPETEEPETAGEVKIEIEKPGVNVIDAAARGAGEGLHLALNIAGMLIAFISLIALLNGVMGWVHGMFSWFPESLQKLFGIVFAPVAWLLGVSWKDAQAVGDMLGTRMVLNEFIAFLRLGELKDSLDPRSFVISTFALCGFANFSSIAIQIGGIGALAPNRKSDLARLGVRAMLAGTMANFMSACIAGMLL
- a CDS encoding purine nucleoside phosphorylase gives rise to the protein MIRAAAAELSRRVPEWPRVALVLGSAQASFSNALEDRTVIPYAEVPGWPVPRVAGHAGELIVGRSGSKRVAVLSGRVHLYEGWTPQQVVFGVRVMGLLGVKVLVLTNAAGGIRETYRPGMQVFLTDHINLQGVNPLVGPNDDSLGPRFPDMSEAYDRGLLDLARNTAREIGMEAGEGVYAAMLGPSFETPAEIRFLRTIGADLAGMSTVPEVIAARHMGMRVLAISTVTNMAAGMQAKLSHEEVLETGRASAAELRRFLEAFLEKLEV
- a CDS encoding cytidine deaminase yields the protein MDRLVEAALEARRRARAPFSGFLVGAALEEEDGRVFAGCNVESASYGLTMCAERVAAFRAVAEGGRRFARIVIAADSAVLTPPCGACRQVLWELCGDVEIVLVNLQGARETMRLSTLLPRPFDATFLD